In one window of Ptiloglossa arizonensis isolate GNS036 chromosome 5, iyPtiAriz1_principal, whole genome shotgun sequence DNA:
- the Arf51f gene encoding ADP-ribosylation factor 6 isoform X1: protein MGKLLSKIFGNKEMRILMLGLDAAGKTTILYKLKLGQSVTTIPTVGFNVETVTYKNVKFNVWDVGGQDKIRPLWRHYYTGTQGLIFVVDCADRDRIDEARQELHRIINDREMRDAIILIFANKQDLPDAMKPHEIQEKLGLTRIRDRNWYVQPSCATTGDGLYEGLTWLTSNHKL, encoded by the exons ATGGGCAAGTTGTTGTCAAAGATCTTTGGCAACAAGGAGATGCGAATTCTTATGCTAGGATTGGATGCTGCTGGGAAAACTA CAATACTATATAAGCTTAAGTTAGGACAGTCTGTAACAACTATACCAACTGTAGGATTCAATGTAGAAACAGTCACCTATAAGAACGTCAAGTTCAATGTTTGG GATGTTGGAGGACAAGATAAAATACGTCCACTATGGCGTCATTATTATACTGGAACACAAGGACTTATTTTTGTAGTAGACTGTGCTGACAGAGATCGAATTGATGAAGCGCGTCAAGAACTTCATCGAATTATAAATGATAGAGAAATGCGAGAtgctattattttaatttttgcaaaTAAGCAAGATCTTCCTGATG caATGAAACCGCACGAGATACAAGAAAAGTTGGGTTTAACTAGGATACGAGACAGGAATTGGTATGTTCAACCATCATGTGCCACAACTGGTGATGGGCTTTACGAAGGCCTTACATGGTTGACCAGTAATCATAAATTATga
- the Arf51f gene encoding ADP-ribosylation factor 6 isoform X2, translating to MGKLLSKIFGNKEMRILMLGLDAAGKTTILYKLKLGQSVTTIPTVGFNVETVTYKNVKFNVWDVGGQDKIRPLWRHYYTGTQGLIFVVDCADRDRIDEARQELHRIINDREMRDAIILIFANKQDLPDAMKPHEIQEKLGLTRIRDRNWGHSECRAQYKALWSEEENQLFR from the exons ATGGGCAAGTTGTTGTCAAAGATCTTTGGCAACAAGGAGATGCGAATTCTTATGCTAGGATTGGATGCTGCTGGGAAAACTA CAATACTATATAAGCTTAAGTTAGGACAGTCTGTAACAACTATACCAACTGTAGGATTCAATGTAGAAACAGTCACCTATAAGAACGTCAAGTTCAATGTTTGG GATGTTGGAGGACAAGATAAAATACGTCCACTATGGCGTCATTATTATACTGGAACACAAGGACTTATTTTTGTAGTAGACTGTGCTGACAGAGATCGAATTGATGAAGCGCGTCAAGAACTTCATCGAATTATAAATGATAGAGAAATGCGAGAtgctattattttaatttttgcaaaTAAGCAAGATCTTCCTGATG caATGAAACCGCACGAGATACAAGAAAAGTTGGGTTTAACTAGGATACGAGACAGGAATTG GGGCCATTCAGAATGCAGGGCTCAATATAAAGCACTTTGGAGTGAGGAAGAAAATCAgttatttcgataa
- the Vps50 gene encoding vacuolar protein sorting 50, translated as MEDLKFKFLGLINKQNATKVPLMGLHSDLLNPSETQKLEDIQSEADQSTESEPVPDQDILESIEEIYFNTDHYFDSIRHELEKLPKVLQSKEIEKGYKKLKQQHQVVSKKVLQLILQKQNACKKEFEKILLIQEQLQDVLEICRMGRADLKLAEKQFTTASLGILANYQKRQIVEELLNNLNTIKTLQRTGDRLQELLNEKNYPRAISLLLECQSAAQTYKHFHCIAALNGKLQDILEQAEEALDVTLSKMCTQFDVAIYTSIQEAYSLLGKTQSAIDQLHMHFTAAIHNTAFVAVHSYAGGDTKRQYKQLCQSVPRESCIACLTELCKSLWTILSSYYLVVNWHNTQENKVKFDHDVKDLEETFSKEYVKHKLGNSMIRIWHDVEMKISIFLMNADLTYIKFEQFVQVLGIVNRLMEIGEELCGFKSENLQESIRKQSLSYFSHYHASRLDELRIFLENDGWELCPVKSNFVATQLQEFKSLKPSLNICKVWNSLDNSNISENDNPMGMEWIQKYLEGGVSPFSIGLDDTMDEDILVKNEDNPPGYYSDESDDDIPDELKHEYVDDSDHVKANKKKCKLKQSGPMVTNTTLSILRVCGRYLQMSRLLRSIAVTVIQSMIQFYELCFYTVHLFFTSDLQINSDSLYSPKLKLSLARIKENLIICENDTEDNIKVNSDKVRQPQLSSIVNLSQPERLHGLTERIVAVESLIFLGQQYEGLKLYLEHLIATSPQRGFLHQFYMQTIASTIDLRKPVYMAVASQALDVANILILMNKVNWEVTDVMSQHSGYIDALLQEILVLNERLKNIGSCLPLSDDVYNAVWENIAHLITHTLVEGFSNAKKCSNGGRALMQLDFTQLKSKFETLTFLRPMPHREYVELYIKAYYLPENSLEEWIKEHKEYSIKHLIGLISSACQNNKKTRQRLIALIEEQRPGR; from the exons aaTGCAACCAAGGTTCCTCTTATGGGTTTACATTCGGACTTGCTCAATCCGTCGGAGACGCAAAAATTGGAAGACATACAATCAGAAGCTGACCAATCGACAGAAAGCGAACCTGTCCCTGATCAAGACATATTAGAATCCatagaagaaatttattttaatacagaTCATTATTTTGACTCTATTAGGCATGAACTAGAAAAATTACCAAAAGTTTTACAATCTAAAGAGATTGAAAAGGGTTACAAAAAGCTTAAACAACAGCATCAAGTTGTTTCAAAGAAAGTTCTACAACTTATTTTACAGAAGCAGAATGCTTGTAAAAAGGAATTTGAAAAGATTTTATTGATACAAGAACAACTGCAAGATGTATTAGAAATATGTAGAATGGGAAGGGCAGATTTAAAATTAGCTGAAAAGCAATTTACAACAGCCAGCTTAGGAATATTAGCAAATTATCAAAAACGGCAAATTGTAGAAGAgttgttaaataatttaaacactaTAAAGACATTG CAACGTACAGGAGATCGATTACAGGAGCttctaaatgaaaaaaattatccTAGAGCAATTTCATTACTTTTAGAATGTCAAAGTGCTGCACagacgtataaacattttcattGCATTGCTGCACTAAATGGAAAATTACAAGATATTTTAGAACAGGCAGAGGAAGCTTTAGATGTGACACTCTCGAAGATGTGCACTCAGTTTGATGTAGCAATTTATACATCAATCCAAGAAGCATATTCTCTGTTAGGAAAAACTCAATCTGCAATAGATCAGCTGCACATGCATTTCACTGCAGCAATTCATAATACTGCATTTGTAGCTGTTCATTCGTATGCAGGTGGGGATACAAAAAGACAGTACAAACAACTCTGTCAATCAGTACCTCGTGAAAGTTGCATTGCTTGTCtaacagaactgtgcaaatcacTTTGGACAATATTAAGTTCCTATTACTTGGTTGTAAATTGGCATAATACACAAGAGAATAAAGTTAAATTTGATCATGACGTTAAAGATCTAGAAGAAACTTTTAGTAAAGAATATGTAAAACATAAATTAGGAAACAGTATGATTCGAATATGGCAtgatgttgaaatgaaaatatcgaTCTTTTTAATGAATGCTGATTTAACTTATATTAAATTTGAACAGTTCGTTCAAGTTTTAGGCATAGTTAACAG ATTAATGGAGATTGGAGAAGAATTATGTGGTTTTAAATCAGAAAATTTACAGGAATCTATCCGAAAACAATCATTATCATATTTCTCTCATTATCATGCATCAAGGCTAGATGAACttagaatatttttagaaaatgatGGGTGGGAATTGTGTCCTGTCAAGTCTAATTTCGTAGCAACTCAATTACAAGAATTCAAAAGTTTAAAACCGTCgctaaatatttgtaaagtttgGAACAGTTTAGATAACTCGAACATTAGCGAGAATGATAATCCTATGGGAATGGAATGGATTCAGAAATATTTAGAAGGAGGTGTGTCTCCATTTTCCATAGGTTTAGATGATACAATGGATGAAGATATTTTGGTAAAAAATGAG GATAATCCACCAGGATACTATTCTGATGAATCCGATGATGACATCCCTGACGAATTAAAACATGAATACGTCGATGATTCGGATCACGTTaaagcaaataaaaaaaaatgcaaattgAAACAATCGGGACCTATGGTTACAAATACTACGTTAAGTATATTGCGTGTGTGTGGACGGTATCTACAAATGTCTAGACTTTTGCGCTCAATCGCGGTTACAGTTATACAAAGTATGATACAATTTTATGAGCTGTGCTTCTACACTGTACATTTATTCTTTACTTCAGATCTT CAAATAAATAGTGACTCATTATATAgtccaaaattaaaattatcattGGCAAGAATCAAAGAGAACTTAATTATTTGTGAGAATGATACTGAGGATAACATTAAAGTGAATTCTGATAAAGTGCGACAACCACagctttcttccattgtaaatttGTCTCAACCAGAGAGACTTCACGGGTTGACTGAACGCATTGTAGCAGTAGAGTCTTTGATATTTTTGGGGCAACAATATGAAGGCCTGAAACTGTATTTAGAACATCTCATTGCTACTAGTCCGCAGCGTGGATTTCTACATCAATTTTATATGCAAACAATAGCGTCAACAATTGATTTAAGAAAGCCAGTATATATGGCGGTTGCATCGCAAGCACTTGATGTTgcaaacattttaattttaatgaaCAAGGTCAATTGGGAAGTGACAGATGTCATGTCTCAACATAGCGGTTACATTGATGCATTATTgcaa GAAATATTGGTCTTAAATGAAAGACTGAAGAATATTGGAAGTTGTCTTCCTTTGTCAGACGATGTGTATAATGCTGTTTGGGAAAATATTGCGCACTTGATTACTCACACTTTGGTAGAAGG ATTCTCCAATGccaaaaaatgttcaaacggAGGTAGAGCATTGATGCAACTCGATTTTACGCAATTGAAGTCAAAGTTCGAGACACTAACTTTTCTGAGACCGATGCCGCATAGAGAATACgttgaattatatattaaagCATATTACCTTCCCGAAAATAGTTTAGAAGAATGGATAAAAGAGCATAAG GAATATTCAATCAAGCATTTAATTGGCTTGATTTCTTCAGCATgtcagaataataaaaaaactcGTCAAAGATTAATAGCACTTATAGAAGAACAACGGCCCGGTAGATAG